A genomic window from Spiroplasma endosymbiont of Labia minor includes:
- the rsmH gene encoding 16S rRNA (cytosine(1402)-N(4))-methyltransferase RsmH yields MNEHFSVLLQESINSLNIKADGIYVDTTLGRGGHSSEILKKISNGMLYAIDQDEQAIKLSRAKLNKINSNYKLIWGNFRQLKFLLALEGIFKVDGILMDLGISSPQLDQANRGFSYRFDGPLDMRMDQKQTLTASIIVNTYPVDKIIRIFRQYGEEKFSLQIARQIEKYRKTNEINTTLKLVEIIKKSLPQKILKQSKHPAKKIFQALRIYVNDELSALKDGLQQAAELLNTNGRLVVITFHSLEEKIVKDFFRSLTISELDKIERNLPIRLNVKHDFKLITKRGILPTNEEVQKNNRSHSAKLWILERT; encoded by the coding sequence ATGAATGAACATTTCTCGGTTCTATTGCAAGAAAGTATTAACTCATTAAATATTAAAGCAGATGGAATTTATGTTGATACCACATTGGGCCGTGGTGGACATTCATCTGAGATATTAAAAAAAATATCAAATGGCATGCTTTATGCAATTGACCAAGATGAACAAGCAATTAAACTCTCAAGAGCAAAATTAAATAAAATTAATTCAAATTATAAATTAATTTGAGGTAATTTTAGACAATTAAAATTTCTATTAGCATTGGAAGGAATTTTCAAAGTAGATGGTATTTTAATGGATTTAGGAATTTCATCTCCACAATTGGATCAAGCAAATCGAGGCTTTTCATATCGTTTTGATGGGCCATTAGATATGCGCATGGATCAAAAACAAACTCTAACAGCTAGTATAATTGTTAATACATATCCTGTTGATAAAATTATAAGAATTTTTCGACAATATGGAGAAGAAAAATTTTCTTTACAAATTGCAAGACAAATTGAAAAATATAGAAAAACTAATGAAATTAATACAACATTAAAATTAGTGGAAATTATCAAAAAATCGCTTCCACAAAAAATATTAAAACAATCAAAACATCCTGCCAAAAAAATTTTTCAGGCTTTAAGAATTTATGTCAATGATGAATTATCGGCATTAAAAGATGGTCTTCAACAGGCTGCAGAACTTTTAAATACAAACGGTAGGTTAGTTGTAATAACTTTTCATTCATTGGAAGAAAAAATTGTTAAAGATTTTTTTCGTTCACTGACAATTTCTGAATTAGACAAAATCGAACGTAATTTACCAATAAGATTAAATGTAAAACATGATTTCAAGTTAATCACAAAACGTGGAATCTTACCAACAAATGAGGAAGTACAAAAAAATAATCGTTCGCATAGTGCGAAATTATGAATTTTAGAAAGGACTTAG